In Gilliamella sp. B3022, the sequence TACAGGGTGATGGGCCATTAAGTTTAGCTGTAGTTAATGGTAATAATCAGCAAGAGTTACGTGGTGTTGCTAGAATCAATAGTAGCATTGGTGATGATGCTTCGCTTAAAGATATGGTAGGTAATGGCTATATAGTTATCACAATTACACCAAAACATGGTGAGCGTTATCAAGGTATAGTTGGTTTAGAGAATGATTCATTATTAGGCTGTATCGAAAACTATTTTATGCAGTCAGAACAGTTACCAACTAGACTGTTTATTAAAACGGGTCTATTTAAAGGTAAGCGAATAGCAGCAGGAATTTTATTGCAAGTTTTACCTAGCAATGAAAATACAACGGATTCATTTGAGCATCTTAGTGCTTTAACTGAAACGATTACTAGCGATGAATTATTCGAGTTATCAACTGAAGAAATTTTATATCGTCTTTACAACCAAGAAGAAGTCAGACTTTTTGAAACTCACAATATTACTTTTAAATGTGGGTGCTCTCGTCAACGTTGTGAAGATAGTTTAATGACGTTACCTGCTAATGAAATTGATGAAATTCTAAATGAAGAGGACGGAAAGATCGATATTCATTGTGATTATTGCGGAAAGCACTATCTCTTTGATGCGATTGATGTTGCTCAAATGAGAAATAAACAACATTCTCAATACCATTAATCTTTTATTAAAAGAACCACTAAAATTTAAGGATTTTAGTGGTTAAGGGAAATATAGGGAAATTAAACCCGTATTTAATGTATCAAAGTTATTTAAATATACCAGTCTTTTTTAGTCGTTTCCGATGATATTTTTGTAAACAATCTTTACAAAACAATTTTTAGTTAAATCTATTAAAACGTATCACTAGCCTAAAAATTTTTTACAAACGTTAATGTATTATT encodes:
- the hslO gene encoding Hsp33 family molecular chaperone HslO translates to MIDKKVTTTNMDTLNRFLFDNHPIRGEITRLEQTYQAILDDHNYPIAVQKLLGELLVATSLLTATLKFEGDIAVQLQGDGPLSLAVVNGNNQQELRGVARINSSIGDDASLKDMVGNGYIVITITPKHGERYQGIVGLENDSLLGCIENYFMQSEQLPTRLFIKTGLFKGKRIAAGILLQVLPSNENTTDSFEHLSALTETITSDELFELSTEEILYRLYNQEEVRLFETHNITFKCGCSRQRCEDSLMTLPANEIDEILNEEDGKIDIHCDYCGKHYLFDAIDVAQMRNKQHSQYH